AAAGCGTgtcaaatttatgatttttggcaaaattggACTGGAAATACGAAAAATCGACTTTGCTACGACAGGActaattttattggaatttgaTGTGCTTTATAATTCCACcgaaattacataaaaattatatactaATTCCTCCTTTTACCTGGTTTTAAACCATAATTTATGGGTTAAGCCTGATTTGCTATTATTCGCGagttaatttatatattttttgtactcTTTGATGCAACGAAGTTTTCATATGTGTACTACCATTTCCACTCATTAGAACTATAGAAAGAAAACTAATGTGTTtcttattatttgatttttgtttttcatttggTGACACGCGCAGGTGGCAAGTTGGTTCCGGGTAGGTACCAAGCAGTTATGCATTTTGGCACCCACTAGGTTCAATGTGTTTAGCATTTGGTTGCATGGGAATGCCTGGCACGTAGTGTTTATAAACAAGCATGGAAACATTTAACAACGAAGAAAAagtagatttgaaaaattagtgAGTTTGTTCGCCAGTGCAACATAAATCATCTACATCGCTGACTTTATAAATCGATCCTTCATTGCTTATAATTTCCTCCAATTCCTTGGTTAATTGAAAAAGCACAGGTGCGTCAGGGAGATGAATGGCGCAGAGCATCACTGTGATTGGTCATTTAAAGACTATTCAATGTTGAAAATTCATTACCAgagcaataattaaaaataacatttaaagtCCTCTAAAACACTGTAATGAACTTGAGGCGCAGCTGCCTCTCTCCTTTGCGCCACGTGGCACAGACGAGAGATCGCATTTCTGTGAGTGGTCACTGAAAGACTAAGTGGTGGTAAGCTGAGATCAGTGGTTCACAAGTTTCATACGATTTCATATGATTCATACGAAATCGACCCTCATAggggtgtttttttaaatttcaaaattgattgCTAAATTAGTAACACTTGTTATTAGTTACttaaaacaaaccaaaacGATAGCACAATAGTAAATAATTGATTCCGAGATGTCGTGTCACATATTTCTCGTTAAAAACGCCTTTTATCTATGccaaaataattatgaatatctcgaaaacaataCGCAATTACGCTAATCTATCTACAAATGAATTCAATTGTAGTATTTTCGACTTTACCGTAttgtaagtgaaatttatgaCATCTTCAAGATGATAGATACGAAATTCCTGCAAGCTTTATCGTCTTTATGAAACATCGGTTATGTTACTATAAGCCATATGTAATCTGACTCTGTTGCTCTGCTCCTTTTACAACGTTTGTGCAAATATTTGAAGGCAGGTGCTATTTGAACTTCCAAGGCGAGCATTTCGAGGAATCTCTAATTTCATATTCTCGTATGTTTGCTCATAAATGTCCTTAACATATTTAAAGACTGTGTTCTAGTATGCCATCAGTTGTGTTTACCTGATATCCAAACAATGGAACTTTTGAACTTGTTTTGCTGATAACAACGCCCGGTGCATGTTTAGTCCCATTTTGCTATCTCTTTATGGAATCAGATTTGATTTCCAACGGTCACTATTCTGTTAATGGAATGCAGCCAAGTGCTAATGGAACTCAACCGCTATAATTACCATCGGTACTGcacaagaagaaaaattacgtTCCATATAGCctcacacacacacacacacacatggGGCTACAAATTGCGAAACCGGCAATTGccattaaatttgatttataattCAAAAGAAACTAAGTTTGCCCTACGTGCCTTTCGAGCCGATCATAAAGCTTCGAAAGAACAAAAGTTCTTCTTACGACCTGTTCAGAGTCCGGACGATAAACTTTTATTGTGTCCTGGTATATCGAATACCGAGACTTGCTTTGTATGTACgataaaaaagattaattattaGCATACACAAGGGGTcgtaattgcaattttaaatgcTGAGCAATGCTGCGAATAACTTTTGAAGAGTAGCTCGAGTGACCTGTGAAATCAAGTAAGTCACCGTTGTTTTTCGCCTCGCACGAATCGGACTTTCCCGAGGTTTATCTGATTTTCCCGCAGTTTTAATCGTGGGAAAGCCTGTCTCGCGAGGGCGTAAACTGAGCTTAAATTTAGCTTCGTGTGCGTTTATTTAACTAATTAATGGGATCATAGACGTATTCTCTTCTCATCAATCATAATTAGCAGATTGTATCTACTTAGTTGGCGGCTTATAATTCCTTACATCGAAAAAAGGTAATAATAACGCGTTTAATATGTAAACTTGTATGGTGTCCGATTTCTTTCCTGTCTCATCCTCTCATCCACCCATGTGAGCACCTGGAGCAGACTGGGaattgactttaaaaaaaccttgtGCGTggtgtaattaaaattaagagaTTTTGTCCTGCTAAATTATCATTAGCTCCCACTGCACTTGTAAATGCCGTGAACCTCTTCCCATAGGTAACAAACATTTCGGCTGCTCTAGGGATAACTCATATCCACCTGTGGTTTTCCTAATTTTAGTACATTGAATTTGTCCTTTATTGTTTCCCAAAATGCCTGAAACTTTTCTGAATGTTACTGACCGATAAATGTTCCAGCTTTTAGAGGACGTTCCccttttgcatttaattatACAGCTTTCCAAGGCTCGCAATAACAGCGCGTGTTTTGCCTTTAGGAACTTAAGGAAAGCTTCAACTATGGCCTGTTTTTCCCTCCGGAGAATGGCAGAGCTGGCAAGTTTCTGGATGAGGAACGACGCCTCGGAGACTATCCCTTTAATGGACCTGTGGGCTATCTCGAGGTGAGTTACGTGCCGGGGATTATTTAGTCATGTGCTGTTAACACTGAGTAACTTTATTGGCAAGTTTGAAGCGAAAAGAAAGTTTTGTTTCTTGGATTTTGTGTAAGTGGCAAAATCCCCATTATGAGCAGACGAAAATTCCGAAAAGTTTTGCTGGTTTAGATTGCTCAGTTACAGCAGTAGGTTTTGCTGGACAGAAAGCGGATGTGTTGCTGATAAAAATTTAGGACAGTGGAGCACCAAAAAAGTGGTCAAAATTCTTGGCTAATATCTGCGATAAACCAGTACACGATTAAGAGCAAATTCAAGTGTTACAAAAATTCTAGCGGCTCAAGTAACCGAGTGACTGTGATAAATTTTGCTCCACACTGACGTAACATATCGCTCCAGCTGctaaccaaaaataaggcatCTGGACCTACCAATTCATGTCCCGCTTTACCCGTAGCTCGTGTTAaagattttgataaataactGTGCTCCACTTGTCTTCTCCCTTGTTCACAAATCCCTCTGCAATTTATACATGTTAAGGATATAAAAGATCCATAGTTTTATTCCCTGTTTCAGCTCAAGTATAAGCGTCGAGTTTATAAAATGATCACTTTGGACGAAAAACAGctgaaaagtttgcacactagGGCAAATCTTCGCCGATTCCTGGATTACGTTCAGAATGGGCAGGTAgagaaaattacgaaaatgtGCTCGAAGGGACTGGATCCGAATTTCCATTGCCAGGAATCGGGAGGTAAGGCTATTTGGTTTGAATTCCATGTAGTAACCCTTTAAAGGCCAATATATCAACCTATTGGTGAATTTGCCAACAAGGCAATTTCCATGGAAAGGACAAATTCAGCGTAGAGCACTGGCcagttcttttatttctatggaaattatcttcttgGCAAAGTTGCCCCGACATTGATATATGGCCCTAACTTAAATTTCTCTGACATGTTTATCAACATTGGCCtggaaaattttgcaaaaactaGATCGCGTCTCTTTCCATATTTTGCTGGGTAATGCGGGCAATCAGTTATCTATTCAAGTGCATGTTTTATGGCGGAACTACAGACGATAATtgatttctaataataataacaataggtgcaaaaaattaacgaGTACTGCTCAAATCATCGATATTAACCCTTCAAGTTCAATAATAGGTTCaaagtaatattatttaattgcaTCAATGCCGGTCTTGTGTGAGTACTATCTGAGGtaaaatgtctttaaaaaatatttccagaaacACCTTTAACTATCGCCACAGGCATAAAGAAACCTGACAAAGTGCTCATGGCTCTGGTGAATGGAGGGGCGATCCTGGATTACCGAACCAAAGACGGTTCCACGGCCCTACATCGAGCTGTGGAACACAGAAGTGTAGAGGCTCTCAAGACCTTATTAGAGCTGGGAGCCTCTCCCAATTACAAGGACAACAAAGGGCTCACTCCTCTCTATTTCACCATAAGCCCTAATGTGGATCCGGTGTTTGCAGAAACCCTTCTGCATGACCACGCGACGACTGGGGCTGCAGACACCCAGGGATGGCAAGAGGTTCATCAGGTAAGAATATCTGCACAAGTTCCAAAATATAGATATCAAATAAGAATACATCATTGACTGCTAGAAGTATAGCTCCTTATTTTCGatggaaattatattttgagtAAAATTGTCAGGGCTTTGACCTGTCTGCCCCATTCTGGTTAAGTCGGTTTCCAGACAaaactttagttttaattgttaaaaacgtGTCTGATTAATTTATTGGCGTAATCGCACTGAAAACTCATAAATTCGAGAGATTTTCTATGGAATGTACGTATTTGTCGATATTAAGCGTACAAAGATCCCTTTTAATACACgtttatttaagttaaatctCGCATAAGCGAAGTGTTTTGTAGTAGCGTTTTGGGAAATTAACTATacattttaaggttttttcattgttagaATATTTTACTAAAGTGAGATTGTGAAAAACATGTTGTTCTATCACTTGCTAGAAATTCATATAAGGAGCGTGGCATCTGCAAGTGAGGCTAAGTAAtcttaatttctttgtttccaAGGCGTGCAAACACGGCCTATTCAAGCACCTCGAGCATCTCTTGTTCTATGGCGCAGACATGAATGCGCATAATGCGTCCGGAAACACGCCCCTTCATGTGTGCGCAGTCAACGGACAGGACTCTTGCGCGCGTCAATTATTATTCCGCGGCGCAGATCGACAGGCGCTCAACTACGCTAATCAGACGCCCTGTCAAGTAGCTGTGATAGCTGGCAACATGGAGCTGGTTGAGCTGATCCAAAATTATCGGCAAGAGGATGTTGGTAAGAGCAATTATTTTCCCCTTTTTGATGAGATTTCATGCATGGGTTAATAGTAAAGCAGAGTTTTGGAGAAATGCGCAGTACAATTGCTTTTCAGTTGTCAGGCTTTGACATATCTTCAATGTGACCAAAATCACATCGTTACATTGCCAGATGCTCTGTAGTGGGGGATTCTTGAAGAAATTCCGTTTGATAAATTATGTGCGGCTCTATCTCTCTGCTTAGTGCATATGATAATTTACAATTTGCATGTTAAAAGTGAaatgcatcaaaatattaatgcGCAATCCGTTTCACCTCGATgcgtcatttttaattaaaaccgcGATTTATTAGCTCGCCAAGAGTGAATTGCCCTGAGAAATTTGCCCGGATTTAATGAGTTACAAGCATCTTCTTTGTGGTGCTTTTGATCGTTAATGTTTTGATGATATATTCCGCACGATTTCAGTGTCTTGATTGCACGAATTAAATCATTTCAAGCAAATCATCATCGTATTCTGGCATGCCCCTCTTGCAAACGCAAACTTTTTCAGTCCCTTTTCGCGGACCCCCCAGCTACAACCCCAAAAGGCGTAGCGCCGTTGGATTGTTGACCAGAGCTCCCTCATTGAGCACCCTCCATTTACCACCCTCTCCCTGTCCTAGTGACCGATCCTCCCTCCCTTTTAGCTCTGCCAGTTCTAGTCTCAGCGACGGAAGTGTCCCTCCAGAGATGGATACTGCCAGCATCGTTACAGGTAAATCTACTCTTCTTTCAATCTTGTTAATGCTGTTCATGAACTTTTTCCTTGTCATCTATGTCAAGCTGGAATGGCAGTTAATTGATCGTGCGCTAATTTTAGTTATGCAAAGGAAAAATACACCTTCCTTGAAAATTCCATTATAGGCTTGTGCCTTTGGTGGTTTTCACACTATTTTCCATCTCAATATGCTGCTTACATTCAGGCCACGATATTATGTCACGAAACTCTCGTTCGTGACCGCCGGTTGGCACAAAATAAGACATTTCTGGTCGACTAACCGTCGCTATAAACATAAATCGCTTTCAGTAGCAGAACCTTAGAAGGCTATTTTTCATCCATGCACTGAAACATTTTATagcagcatttttggaatatcaTAGCAAACATCTGTCATAATTTGCGTAATGGATCTCAGTGCTTGCACTGGGTGTTACAGACAAAAGTCTCGGCGACGCTAGCGACATCATCAGTGATAGTTCTGGAGTGGGTACTGCCAACTCAGATACCACGAACTGCAGCATGTCCATGCCCGGAAGTACTGTGGTTTGCGTGGAATCTTATTCTCCCAAGGAAAAGGGCCATATTAGTATCAGGGAGGGAGAACTGATTGAGGGTGAGTGGAAGACTTGACAAACTCCTTAAAAGTTGGCATTAACATTAAAGCGATACCATTACTATGCGGGTTAAtaggttaattaaaaaacattagaGTTATTATTTGTACGCACTTCattgttttaataacattattaCTTGTTGTGGGTCCAAAACCAATTATATTATGAGCtagtaaaaagaaaattgcaacGTTTCAGATTAAAATAACAAGGTAGGTAAGTTTCTTTTGGTTCTCAATCTGCTTTTTTCCACTGCAATCATATAATTCCTCAGAATTGCCCTTTTATTCCTATTCACCGACTTAGCTAAAACTCCTAAAGGCGGTTGTTTTGAGCAATGCCAATTTCTTATAAACTCTTCTGCAGACCCCGCTTCTATTGACCCATTTATCTCTTTTAAATGTCCCCGAAAACCGATAATAACTATTcatttagttcgatgcaggTTTTAGCCAACGCTATTATTTGAGTTAATACTAATTTAATCTTAAAATGGCACATTCTCAGAATTTTCATATAGCTCCAAACATAAATGGCAACTTCTTACGGCCCTTGTGTCAAATACCTCATAGCGTAATTTACCAAACAACCTATTACATGATTCTCGTCTGCCCCAGCGCTATTGTCAATGTTAACAAATAATCTTTCAAGTAATGCATGTTTCTGATTTATCGCCTTCTTAGTTTTTTCCCTAGATTATTGTAGCTATGGGTCGTCTAGTTCTCAATAGACTTTCTTTTGATAGTGACTGGAGCTACAGATGACGGTTACCTCGAAGGCAACGTTCGCAGTTCTGGCAACCGTTCCGGACTGTTTCCGGCCCATTGCGTCCAAGAAGTCAAATTACGGCACACAATCCAGGCCCCCATGATCGTTGCGCGTGACGCCAGAATTCCAGTGCCATCTCAATCTGGGAGTCGTGTAGTCGGGAGGCGAGAGAGTACGTCCAAGCAATTCGCCACAGCTCCCAGATCCAAAAAACCGTAAATGAAATCCGGTCATTCGTAAATAATTTCCTAACGATTATTTCTAGATATTCTCCAATGTGTTTGGAGCCTCGAACCGTGGTCCTCCACAAAGGAAGAAAAGGGTTCGGGTTTATTCTTCGAGGAGCCAAAGCCATGTCGCCCTTAATGGAAATGACCCCGTCCGACCTCAAGTGTCCTGCCCTACAATACCTAGATGATGTCGATCCGGGTGGAGTGGCCGATATGGCAGGTTTAAAAAAGGGCGACTTTTTACTGAGGATAAATAACGAGGACGTATCGTCAGCGTCACACGAGCATGTGGTTGACCTAATCCGAAAATCTGGAAACTTGGTCCAAATGACGGTTATTACGTGGGATCCGCCCACCGCACACGGCACAATGCACATGAGCAGATCGGCAAATCTGCCCTCCGGTGATTTCCCAGACAATCCAGGCTCGAGGCAATTCTCCACTCTACCTCGAAAGATGGGCGGTGTGATGGGCAGTATAGGACGGCCTGCACAAGCGCCTTTGCCGCCCAGGAGAGATCCCAAAACCACGCTGAGTATTGGTAGAGCTCGGGCGAAAAGTCTAGTTGCCGGATTAGGTAAGTCTTTCTTGCGCTTTCGGCTCAACATATAAATGAGAAATCCAGGAGGAGATAGAGACGAGACTGATGACATGGCTAAATCAAGTTCTGCGGAATCGATCCAGCAGACGCCTTGCGGCACTGGGACCTCCACCCCAGTCCAGCCTAGAACTGCGTCCATAAGACAAAGACCCACCTCTACAAGGATGGGGCACACGGCCCTGGAAGATCTCTTCCACAAGCAACAGCAGGATTTGGATAGTACAAACCAGAATTGTAATATTAACTTCGAAACTATTAGCATTAGCAGCACGGGATCCGGGACGAAGGGCAGGGTATATGCTAGTGTGGCTGAAATGAAACGTAATAGGTCCAAGGTAGGTCGAGAATTGCTCTAATTTCTTTGTACGTTACCCGATAATGCTAAACATATAATGGCAAGTGCCACACTAAGAGCTGTTCATATTTAAAGGAGGGACACCTGTCGGGTGTGATCCTAAGGTATGGATGCAGTaaagagttttaaattatcaatttaaagtTACACCCAGTAAACCCATGCTTTTGCTACGTGAATCCGTCAGCGTTGAAATATTCTTCTTAATTTTCAggttaaatcaaaattcatcgACATCTTTGGTGGTCAAGAACTGCGCAGGACCTTCCACAGCACCCCAGATCTGGCCCAGGAAGTGGCTTATTTGACCAATTCCCAAACATTGCCCAACATAAAGAACCATCGAAGTCAAGAGGACCTGGGCGTGATTATGGGAGTCAATCGAAATCTGCCTCCTCCCAATCATCCGCCTCCACCTCCACCTCAACAGGTTCTCAAGTTTGAAATACCTAGACCCAGatctgaaaatttgcaagGCAGAGATGCAATATCTGAAGGTGAGATCTAGTTTCATGCAAAGTGTAAGTGTgtggttaaatttttaataggtaTCGCATCATCTTTCAATCCTTCGGCAAATGCAAAGCTCTACGCTGCTCCAGATGATCTGAAAACTGTAGCTTATAGGTCGAAAAGTAATGCTTCGCAATCGTCCAGGCCAATTTTACGGAAGTCTCAGAGCTTGAAGCAGACGCAATATCAATCTTCGTTGAATACCTCCGGACCGGCCGCGCCTTGCATATCCAGCCAAATTCAGACGAATCCCTATGCTCAGCCATTCCGGACTGCTAGGTCAAATTCCACAGCAAGCAATAGgaccaaaaggaaaaaaatcccAACAAGCAAATCGGCATCGAATATTGTGCAATTAGGACATGCAGGTCCTCCGACCACGCCGGAACCAGACTACAGCTGTACAGACTCCGAAGAGGAGGTAGAAGTTGAGCAGAGGGATCTCACCGGATTAGCCGGCCGACTGTCTTCAGTGCAATTACAACCCGTGGAAAATAGCGGAAATAGTAACACAAGGTTGGTAGAACTTTTTTAGAGGACTTTTTAGTGacaaaatatgtaatgatTTTCAGCGGCAGCAGTTCAGGAAGTAACTCAGTGCCTCACAGTTTTAGTGTagaagaaattcaaaaaactagGTCTCAACTGAAATCGTCAAAGTCCTATCCCGacgattttttcaagaaacaaaaCGCTTCGAGTGCGAAGATGGAAGCAGCAGAAGATGGGGATAATAGTTCCTCGGGAGTAAGTTCCGACCAGGAAATCACCACCGTTTCCAGTTCAGAGTACCATACAACCACCGATGCTGCTCTTAAAATTCAAAGGCCACAAGCCAGTAAGTTGAATaaacatttctgaaaatccatatttaaCGCTCACAACCCGGCAACTCTACCTCACTTCGTGGTAGCTCACGTCCCACATCCAGCTCTACCCAATTTCCCAAACAAAAGAGCGGTGTCTTATTactatttaatgaaatttgagcTTTTTTCTAGGTCTTCTTAAAAGACACGCAGTCTCTCTGGCCCAATTACCGCCCCCGATTGAAAACGAAAACGAcgaaaaagaagaattttgTTTACCACCCCCTCCAGAGTTCAACGAAAGTCAAGCGGCTCTAATGACAGCCGAAGAACTTGTTGTAGCTCCTCCACCTCAGTTCAGCGATAACCGACAGGTTACCAGGGTAAGTTGACGCTCAAATTTTGAGCTTTAGAAGAGAAAATTTAACGGATCTATGGATAATTGGAGCTTGAGCTTTTGTTCCAGGTTGGTAATTTTTGTTCCAGGTTCGAATAGTCGGTGCTGTTCCTAAAGGGGTTCCTGCACTCAACAAAGCTCAACCAAAAATGAAGCAAGGCCGTCTACATAGCCAATAAACACTAGTTAGATCAGCgtttattgtatttaaataCATGATTTAATGCACTAACGATTTTATACTCAATGTAGTGATATTACCCACTGAATTTGATTTACTCATGGTATATCGCCAGTAAggattttatttgtttcttttttaaatctaaatttaaactcCAATAATACTCATTTACTTGAATGTGATTGACGAATTCTCTCTCTATCCTTCCCCCTCTCTTCCTTTCTCACTGTATCTCTCTATCTTTCTGTCTGTATGGATCCTAATCAAGTATTGGAGTTTTGAAACTATAAGGTGTTTTCTAACAACCGCTCAATTTGGTAcagtattttttaacttgtgtttatataattttatgatattttaagtCAGTCTAggttattacatttttcaactaAGCACGTAACACTGTAagacattaaattatttctttttgtataaattacATGTAATATTGATTAATACAACTCGGTTGCTTCCTTAGAATGCGCAGGGGTTTTATTCTCAATCCGCAATATAACGGTAATTCCTCATAGGTATGACCCTCTGCCTCGCAAGGGCGACGCTGCCTAAGCCAACACTGCTTCCTGGGCTGTGATAACACCATTTTTAAAGTCGATCACACGAAAATTGCAAACATTCTTTAAGACCTTCGAATCGGTAAACGAGACACGCACGACGATCGGATTAGTCATCTTGGTGACTTATTCACTTAGAACGTGCGAATATCCGATTTCgtcgaaatggaaaatttaccTTCGCAACCCAGCTTAATCAATAAATATGTCCAAAATCCACCTGTTCCCAGatcttttgtttatataatCTCTTGGAATCAGTCGCGTCTtggaaaatcttcaaaaattaattaagatggGCTTAATTGAGCCTGTGCTAAGGTTGAAGAGAAGAAGCGATTGCGCATGGttcaaggaaaaataaaaattaactcaGTACGTGGGCTATCTCAAACATTACCGTTGTGAGCGCTCTAGTTAATAAGTAAAATACCAATACAGTGTTTGTTTAATGAAGCCTAAATCCCACAAGACTCTCTTGACCTTTCCAGATCagagaaaatttctaaatttaaagggaaaaaatctgattttACTTGAGTTTAAGTCAAAGATTACAGAAtttagaaaagaaaagaaaaaacttttcaaactACGGAGAACGACTGCACCCAATATGGTCTCAATGTCACCATATTCAGGCACTTTTACCACTATTGTCTCAGACAAAAAAGACACGACACGACTCGAAAATGCGATCTTTTTACAGACATACCTGCGGGGCTTAAGTGAATGATTACTGAAAGTTGCGGCTAACGGAgagataaagaaaattaagaaatgacCTTTAAAATCTGAAGCAATACCAATCAATACGTAATCAACCTGCAATAATCCAAAGCTTCATTAAGTTCAGTTTAATTAAGAGTGATGTGAGCGACTAAAAATTCTACGCTATGGACAAATAAAGTACAATGAACAAGTTGATTAGTAGTTAATTATGGaaatagttaattaaaaattaaagttccGGCAGCTAATTGAGCTTCTAATTGGGATTCGGGGCATTCCATAAAACACACACAATCCACGATTCGACAATCTTATTGCAAGCGCTTATTAAGAAAGTGAATTGCTGGAATGTTAGTTAATTACCAGCAGActgaaaattaggaaaatatttgcaaaaagaGAGCAAGAACTgctaattgaaaattacaataatctCCGAGGAGTGCAGCTAACTATTCAATGGAGTAATGCTAATGAGTTCCAACTCAGCGGGTGTCTACCAATAAGTTGAAGTGGGTACACGAATTGCAAATCGAGTCAGCTCGATTTCTGGCTCTCAGACCAGTTATGTAATGTGGGTTAAAGATGCTTATGCAAATCTGGTAAAGTTTGAAGGTCAATAAATATG
The sequence above is drawn from the Euwallacea similis isolate ESF13 chromosome 22, ESF131.1, whole genome shotgun sequence genome and encodes:
- the Prosap gene encoding SH3 and multiple ankyrin repeat domains protein 2 isoform X8, producing the protein MSNNGFIENFSLSEIKFSICDIHLAKMEEEDELMRGGPQDSGYLLVRINVPELSVQKCLQFPRDQLVWDVKQQCLAALPKELKESFNYGLFFPPENGRAGKFLDEERRLGDYPFNGPVGYLELKYKRRVYKMITLDEKQLKSLHTRANLRRFLDYVQNGQVEKITKMCSKGLDPNFHCQESGETPLTIATGIKKPDKVLMALVNGGAILDYRTKDGSTALHRAVEHRSVEALKTLLELGASPNYKDNKGLTPLYFTISPNVDPVFAETLLHDHATTGAADTQGWQEVHQACKHGLFKHLEHLLFYGADMNAHNASGNTPLHVCAVNGQDSCARQLLFRGADRQALNYANQTPCQVAVIAGNMELVELIQNYRQEDVVPFRGPPSYNPKRRSAVGLLTRAPSLSTLHLPPSPCPSDRSSLPFSSASSSLSDGSVPPEMDTASIVTDKSLGDASDIISDSSGVGTANSDTTNCSMSMPGSTVVCVESYSPKEKGHISIREGELIEVTGATDDGYLEGNVRSSGNRSGLFPAHCVQEVKLRHTIQAPMIVARDARIPVPSQSGSRVVGRRESTSKQFATAPRSKKPYSPMCLEPRTVVLHKGRKGFGFILRGAKAMSPLMEMTPSDLKCPALQYLDDVDPGGVADMAGLKKGDFLLRINNEDVSSASHEHVVDLIRKSGNLVQMTVITWDPPTAHGTMHMSRSANLPSGDFPDNPGSRQFSTLPRKMGGVMGSIGRPAQAPLPPRRDPKTTLSIGRARAKSLVAGLGGDRDETDDMAKSSSAESIQQTPCGTGTSTPVQPRTASIRQRPTSTRMGHTALEDLFHKQQQDLDSTNQNCNINFETISISSTGSGTKGRVYASVAEMKRNRSKVKSKFIDIFGGQELRRTFHSTPDLAQEVAYLTNSQTLPNIKNHRSQEDLGVIMGVNRNLPPPNHPPPPPPQQVLKFEIPRPRSENLQGRDAISEGIASSFNPSANAKLYAAPDDLKTVAYRSKSNASQSSRPILRKSQSLKQTQYQSSLNTSGPAAPCISSQIQTNPYAQPFRTARSNSTASNRTKRKKIPTSKSASNIVQLGHAGPPTTPEPDYSCTDSEEEVEVEQRDLTGLAGRLSSVQLQPVENSGNSNTSGSSSGSNSVPHSFSVEEIQKTRSQLKSSKSYPDDFFKKQNASSAKMEAAEDGDNSSSGVSSDQEITTVSSSEYHTTTDAALKIQRPQASLLKRHAVSLAQLPPPIENENDEKEEFCLPPPPEFNESQAALMTAEELVVAPPPQFSDNRQVTRVRIVGAVPKGVPALNKAQPKMKQGRLHSQ
- the Prosap gene encoding SH3 and multiple ankyrin repeat domains protein 2 isoform X2: MSNNGFIENFSLSEIKFSICDIHLAKMEEEDELMRGGPQDSGYLLVRINVPELSVQKCLQFPRDQLVWDVKQQCLAALPKELKESFNYGLFFPPENGRAGKFLDEERRLGDYPFNGPVGYLELKYKRRVYKMITLDEKQLKSLHTRANLRRFLDYVQNGQVEKITKMCSKGLDPNFHCQESGETPLTIATGIKKPDKVLMALVNGGAILDYRTKDGSTALHRAVEHRSVEALKTLLELGASPNYKDNKGLTPLYFTISPNVDPVFAETLLHDHATTGAADTQGWQEVHQACKHGLFKHLEHLLFYGADMNAHNASGNTPLHVCAVNGQDSCARQLLFRGADRQALNYANQTPCQVAVIAGNMELVELIQNYRQEDVVPFRGPPSYNPKRRSAVGLLTRAPSLSTLHLPPSPCPSDRSSLPFSSASSSLSDGSVPPEMDTASIVTVLALGVTDKSLGDASDIISDSSGVGTANSDTTNCSMSMPGSTVVCVESYSPKEKGHISIREGELIEVTGATDDGYLEGNVRSSGNRSGLFPAHCVQEVKLRHTIQAPMIVARDARIPVPSQSGSRVVGRRESTSKQFATAPRSKKPYSPMCLEPRTVVLHKGRKGFGFILRGAKAMSPLMEMTPSDLKCPALQYLDDVDPGGVADMAGLKKGDFLLRINNEDVSSASHEHVVDLIRKSGNLVQMTVITWDPPTAHGTMHMSRSANLPSGDFPDNPGSRQFSTLPRKMGGVMGSIGRPAQAPLPPRRDPKTTLSIGRARAKSLVAGLGGDRDETDDMAKSSSAESIQQTPCGTGTSTPVQPRTASIRQRPTSTRMGHTALEDLFHKQQQDLDSTNQNCNINFETISISSTGSGTKGRVYASVAEMKRNRSKVKSKFIDIFGGQELRRTFHSTPDLAQEVAYLTNSQTLPNIKNHRSQEDLGVIMGVNRNLPPPNHPPPPPPQQVLKFEIPRPRSENLQGRDAISEGIASSFNPSANAKLYAAPDDLKTVAYRSKSNASQSSRPILRKSQSLKQTQYQSSLNTSGPAAPCISSQIQTNPYAQPFRTARSNSTASNRTKRKKIPTSKSASNIVQLGHAGPPTTPEPDYSCTDSEEEVEVEQRDLTGLAGRLSSVQLQPVENSGNSNTSGSSSGSNSVPHSFSVEEIQKTRSQLKSSKSYPDDFFKKQNASSAKMEAAEDGDNSSSGVSSDQEITTVSSSEYHTTTDAALKIQRPQASLLKRHAVSLAQLPPPIENENDEKEEFCLPPPPEFNESQAALMTAEELVVAPPPQFSDNRQVTRVRIVGAVPKGVPALNKAQPKMKQGRLHSQ